In Skermanella sp. TT6, a genomic segment contains:
- a CDS encoding STAS-like domain-containing protein codes for MKIDMLAIGGSDVLAGALNGRSALNELLNTSAAEPANPEPVFLDFTGIEVATASFLRESVLAFRDIVRGRRSKFYPVVANANDTVREELLELLMPRGDVLMLCALDEADAVTMAAPLGELDPKQRLTFDLVHEHGETDAGALMREYGKSEGVKHTTAWNNRLASLASLGLVIETSQGRAKRYRPLFEGV; via the coding sequence ATGAAGATCGACATGCTGGCCATTGGTGGCAGCGACGTCCTCGCCGGGGCGCTGAACGGCAGGTCGGCGCTGAACGAGCTTTTGAATACGTCGGCCGCCGAACCAGCAAACCCGGAGCCGGTCTTTCTCGATTTCACCGGCATCGAGGTCGCGACGGCTAGCTTTCTGCGCGAGAGCGTTCTTGCCTTCCGCGATATTGTCAGGGGGCGACGCTCGAAATTCTATCCGGTGGTCGCCAATGCCAATGATACAGTGCGTGAAGAGCTGCTGGAGTTGCTGATGCCCCGCGGAGATGTATTGATGTTGTGCGCGCTGGATGAGGCGGACGCAGTAACAATGGCCGCCCCGCTCGGTGAACTTGATCCGAAGCAAAGGCTCACTTTCGACCTTGTTCACGAGCACGGCGAGACTGACGCCGGCGCATTGATGCGCGAGTACGGCAAGAGCGAGGGGGTAAAACACACGACGGCTTGGAATAACCGGCTGGCTTCCCTCGCATCTCTTGGCCTCGTCATCGAAACGAGCCAGGGCCGCGCCAAGCGCTATCGGCCGCTGTTTGAAGGAGTGTAG
- a CDS encoding DUF6894 family protein translates to MPRYYFHIFSDDVEYPDRKGEPHDDDARAIAMARQIVSEIAEEPEHREIEVKVVGRNGRAVATVDIKGLK, encoded by the coding sequence ATGCCCCGCTACTATTTCCACATCTTTAGCGACGACGTGGAATATCCCGACCGAAAAGGTGAGCCCCACGATGACGACGCTCGAGCGATCGCCATGGCACGCCAGATCGTGTCAGAAATCGCCGAAGAACCGGAGCATCGCGAGATCGAGGTAAAAGTGGTTGGCCGAAATGGACGGGCGGTCGCAACGGTCGATATAAAGGGCCTAAAATAG